The stretch of DNA AGGAACCTGTCACGGTTATCAAAATGTCTTGTTTGATGCTGTGTCTGAAATGACAGAAACGGCGACGGGTATCCCTTATAAAGCGGTCGTCAATGAACGCATTTTCGAGCCGTTAGGCATGAGCACGGCGTCCACAACATTAGAAGGGTTGTCGCGGTCTAAATCTTGGGCGCGGCCACATAATCGGCGCGGCGCTATGATATCATCCGTAAAGCCCACATATTACCGCGTGCCCGCAGCGGCAGGCGTGAATAGCTCTATCACAGATATGGCGAAATGGACCTTGGCACAAATGGACGGTGGGCAGGGCGGGTTGCCCGCCGATGTGGCCAACGAAATTCACACCGCCCGTGTGCAAACACCGCGCGAAAATCGCCGCATGCGCCGCCATTATTCGGCGCTGTCAGATGCGCATTACGCGCTGGGCTGGCGCAGCTATAATATGGAAGGTCACCGCGTTGTCGGGCATAGGGGGGCCGTGGAAGGTTACCGCTCCGCCGTGCTGTTTGATCCAGAACATAAAACAGGCATTGCGATGATGTGGAACAGCTCCTCCTCTCGCCCCGTCGGACTACAGCTAGAGCTGTTCGACCAAGTCCACGACAGGCCGCGCCGCGATTGGATGCGGCTGGCGCGATAGGAGATAGGCTTATGTCAGATAAAGACCCCATCGAAACGGAAGACCCCGACAAGAAGAAAAACTGGCTGTCCTATTCGAAGCTATTTGTCTGTATGGCTCTGTTTATTTATGTGGCTTACCATCTTGGACACGCTCTTGGCGGCGCCCTTGGGAACGCGACAAATTAAAAAAGGCGCGTCCGTTACGGCGCGCCTTTTTCTTTAATCTGTATCCCGCGACTAGCGCTTTTTGAACAACAGCGTCATGCGGTTACTCTCGCCAATCGCTTCCATTTTTGCTTTCAGCTCAGGATTCTCGCGCGCACCACGCAGGGACTGCGGCAAGCGCCAGACAACATCTGTATTGCTCGGCACGTCACGCGGGTTCTTATTCACATCGCTCTCGTCGACCAAATCAAAGCCTGCGGCGTTAAAGGCGCTGATGACGTTAGATTGTTTAAGGTAGCCATTGCTGCCTTGTGCCCATTCGTCCGAATTGCTCTCTGGCCCTGCATGTTGCACGACACCGACAATACCGCCCGGCTTTAGAAGCGCGTGTGTATCCGCCAGCGCTTTGGTCATGAACAAACCGTCGTTTTCAAAGCGTGATAGATTATGCATCGCGCGGATAAATAGAACGGCGTCAACTGTGCCGTCCATAGAGGCGTCGCGATTGCCAAAGGCAAAGGCGCTAATGTCGGCCTCGGATCCTGCACGCCAATCTTGTGCGCCCGCGACCCATGTTTCTGGCCATGTCTTTTTATTCTCGACAAATTCTGGTGTCGCAAAACCGCCGAACAGCGGCCACATATCCAGCGCATAATCTGCGCCAATCAGATGGCCTTCATCACCCAAATATGGAATCAGGATTTTGGAATACCAACCGCCACCAGGCAAAGCTTCAACCACGGTCATGCCAGGTTCAATACCAAAGAACATCAGCGTTTCTTGGGGATTGCGCGCATCATAACGGGCTTTGGTCGCGTCGTCTTGCATCGCCAAGACCGCCGCTAGTTTGGTGGCATTGACGGTGTTATCCGCCATATCTGCGGCTTTATCTATTGCGCCAGCGGCCGCTTGTTTCGTATCATTGGCCGCATCCGTGACCGCATCTTTCATGTCGTCCGTTGCGCCAGAACAGGCCCCTAATGTGAAGGCTGCGACGCCTCCGATAAGTAAATTTTTCAAAGTCATAGTCGTCTCCTGAGAGTGGTGAACTTAGCTTACACTTTTTTCGTAGAATTGGCCATATTTGCGGTACTTTTCCAAATATTCTGGCACAATGCTCTCGATCGTTTCGAGCTGTAATCCCAGCGCGTCAAAGCCTGTTGCGTCATCTGCAACGACATTATCGATTTTCAAATTGCGGACTTGGTCGCGGGTCAAAAACGGCGGCACAAAGGGGAGCGCCCCTGTCATTTCACCAACAAAACCCAGCGCATTGGCCCCAATCCACGGCACGGGCAACAAAAGCCGTTTGCGGTCGATCGATTTTAGCAGGAACTGCATCAGCTCTTTAAAGCTATAGACGCGCGGTCCACCAAGCTCATAGGTCGTGGCGGTGGTGCCTTGGCCAATGACTTTGGCAATGGCGTCGGCGACATCGCCGACATAAACAGGTTGGAATTTCGTATTGCCACCCCCCAACAACGGTAGGGCTAGCCCGCCGGGCATGGTTGCCATTTTGGCAAAGCGGTTAAAAAATCCGTCCTCTGCGCCAAAGATAATGGACGGGCGCATGATATCTGCGCTTGGCACTGCCGCGCGCACGGCCGCCTCGCCCAAGGCTTTGGTGCGGGCATAATCAATGTCACTGTCTTTATCCGCGCCAATGGCCGACACTTGGACAAAATTTGTAATGCCTGCGCTGGCGGCGGCTTCGGCGACATTATTCGCGCCGTTAACATGCAGCCCTTCAAAGCTCTGGCGGCCTTCCTCATAAAGGACGGCCACAAGGTTAATGACAGCGTCAGCGCCTTCGACGGCGCGCTCGACCGATTGTTTGAACCGCACATTGGCTTGGACGAGTTGGATTTGGCCGACATTGCCCATCACGCGAAGCTCTTGACCTGTATGGGGTTGGCGCATGGCAACACGCACACGCCAGCCATCACGGGCCAAAGCGCGCACAACATAACGCCCGACAAAGCCAGAGCCACCAAAGACGGTTACAAGACCTTTTTTCATCACATCACCCTTGCGTCAATTATGCGCCCCGATTAGCGGGAATTGCGGCCTTTGTCTATCGCCGAATAGACGCAGATTAGGGCTCAGAAGCAGGGGCAGGTGACGCGCCTAGTGTGATGGTTTGACCCACTCGCCGCCTGTCGCCACGGTGCTGCGGTAGGGCCCAATCGGGCCGCGCGTCCAGCAAAGCTTGGCTCTGGGGCCCCAAGCCGTATTGATAGGCGTAAATGTTCAGTGTGGTGTTACCGTCGTGCCCGTCAACTGTGACGCTCAGCGTGCGACAGGCCCGTCCCGTGCAGCGAAACTGTCTTGCACTTGGGATGATAAGGGGCAGATTGTTCATCGTCCTTATTGATGCTGCGCTGTCTCTGGGCGAAATTTCAATCTCAATTTGGTCAGCGAGGGGCGCTTTCAGGCGCAGCTCTATTTGGCCGTCTACCAGCGTTTGGGTTATCGTGACCGGCATATCAATGGGCGGCACAGGGGCGGTCTGCTGGCGCTCTCCGACCTCGAATGGCACGACCGCTTTCATGGCGGCGGGCACAGGGTCTGTGCCGCGTACGCGATATTCAAACGTGCCGCTATCTGTCTGCACATGTTCCACGCTTAGCCCGCGCGGGGCGTCCACACTATAGGCGGGGACAATCATAGCCGTGATTGCAAGACCGATTGTGATTAGGGCCGCACTCATAATCAAAGGTCGCGAAACGCCGCTATTCTGTGTTGCCGCGCTAAGGGTCAAAGGCGCCAACAGGACAAAGGCCAAAACGACAAAGGCGGTAAACGGCGCGGCGGCCTCGGCAAATAACATAATCTCGCCCAAAGCCGATGTTTGGATACCGACAGAGGTAAAGAGAGCTGCGGCAATGAACACAATGACGGCAGCGATGCGTGAGCGGCCCAATATCTGCGCGATTAAGCCAAGACTGGCAATCATAAGCGCAGGCACAAATAATATCGTTGCGCCAGGCAAGATAAAGGCCGCGCCGAGCAACACACATATCCAAATCCACCCTGACGCCATCAGTGCCGCTTTGGCCTCTGCCCGCGCGAGTAATTTATAGACAATCATTGCCCCCAAAAGCGCCGCGATATTTTGCATCCCGCGCAGGGCCCAAGGGTGGGCGGCGGCAAAATGGGCTTCGGGTCGCAGCGCGTTAATCCCCCATGACAGACCAAAGGCAAGCCCA from Fretibacter rubidus encodes:
- a CDS encoding complex I NDUFA9 subunit family protein; this translates as MKKGLVTVFGGSGFVGRYVVRALARDGWRVRVAMRQPHTGQELRVMGNVGQIQLVQANVRFKQSVERAVEGADAVINLVAVLYEEGRQSFEGLHVNGANNVAEAAASAGITNFVQVSAIGADKDSDIDYARTKALGEAAVRAAVPSADIMRPSIIFGAEDGFFNRFAKMATMPGGLALPLLGGGNTKFQPVYVGDVADAIAKVIGQGTTATTYELGGPRVYSFKELMQFLLKSIDRKRLLLPVPWIGANALGFVGEMTGALPFVPPFLTRDQVRNLKIDNVVADDATGFDALGLQLETIESIVPEYLEKYRKYGQFYEKSVS
- a CDS encoding serine hydrolase domain-containing protein: MTLFSRLLISATVTAGFVVSPAVHAEDKAVATPATATAPAPSKIDLKAIDRRIAKLMQRDDMVGLSVAIIENGEIISAKGYGETIKGSRQMVTADTVFRWASVSKSVAAATAILLVKDDYFGLSSPVVAHAPSVKLPPSDHMITLEDLLSHRTGIVRNAYDVKIEDGRDPKVIRTSLQGLSHLCEPGTCHGYQNVLFDAVSEMTETATGIPYKAVVNERIFEPLGMSTASTTLEGLSRSKSWARPHNRRGAMISSVKPTYYRVPAAAGVNSSITDMAKWTLAQMDGGQGGLPADVANEIHTARVQTPRENRRMRRHYSALSDAHYALGWRSYNMEGHRVVGHRGAVEGYRSAVLFDPEHKTGIAMMWNSSSSRPVGLQLELFDQVHDRPRRDWMRLAR
- a CDS encoding class I SAM-dependent methyltransferase, with the translated sequence MTLKNLLIGGVAAFTLGACSGATDDMKDAVTDAANDTKQAAAGAIDKAADMADNTVNATKLAAVLAMQDDATKARYDARNPQETLMFFGIEPGMTVVEALPGGGWYSKILIPYLGDEGHLIGADYALDMWPLFGGFATPEFVENKKTWPETWVAGAQDWRAGSEADISAFAFGNRDASMDGTVDAVLFIRAMHNLSRFENDGLFMTKALADTHALLKPGGIVGVVQHAGPESNSDEWAQGSNGYLKQSNVISAFNAAGFDLVDESDVNKNPRDVPSNTDVVWRLPQSLRGARENPELKAKMEAIGESNRMTLLFKKR
- a CDS encoding M28 family peptidase, with the translated sequence MKRINLKLLAVIVALFALFTLRQTLMTPPAVDPNHAFDTDAAYARLVNILGDEAPHPVDSDANDIVRDRIVAEIKALGFTPIVRDDFHCREGSRRTSCARVQNIMFWVGPPPAKDAPPNAVMIASHYDSVPTGPGAADDGSGVVTSLEIARVLRSNVLKSKSLPKPVLVMITDGEEMGLIGASSFVNTDPLAQHIGAVISMEARGVRGPVALIETSTPNSRDIDILGNDTKEPVASSLAADIYAAMPNATDVTEYLELDIDVGNLAIGSGAAFYHTPRDNLAMLDKRSLFHMGTTALAGVETFLEADKTKSETQKIYMDIWGRFIIALPQGMALVALILGGIITVTAFARANKAHRWKALAFPPLALLIGVGLAFGLSWGINALRPEAHFAAAHPWALRGMQNIAALLGAMIVYKLLARAEAKAALMASGWIWICVLLGAAFILPGATILFVPALMIASLGLIAQILGRSRIAAVIVFIAAALFTSVGIQTSALGEIMLFAEAAAPFTAFVVLAFVLLAPLTLSAATQNSGVSRPLIMSAALITIGLAITAMIVPAYSVDAPRGLSVEHVQTDSGTFEYRVRGTDPVPAAMKAVVPFEVGERQQTAPVPPIDMPVTITQTLVDGQIELRLKAPLADQIEIEISPRDSAASIRTMNNLPLIIPSARQFRCTGRACRTLSVTVDGHDGNTTLNIYAYQYGLGPQSQALLDARPDWALPQHRGDRRRVGQTITLGASPAPASEP